The genomic window TGATCGATAACAACACATTTCTTTCCGGCATCTCTTCCGGCAATTTTTACACATACACGTCCAATATCAAACATTTTTTACTTCCTCCGTCTTCGACCTAGTTCGATCCCGCTTGGGCGTTACCGCTCAAGGTTCTCCTCTTCCTGGTCAAGAGCTCTTGCACGCTCGATAAGAACACGTCTCATCGCTTCACTTGAAAGAACGCCTCCAAAGGGTCTTTGGGGTCTTTTCTTTGATTTTGGAAGCGCTTTGATCTTGCTTGGAGTCCCTCTTGGTACTCCGTGAAGTTCTTGTCCTGTAAGACCGCAACGGGGCTTGTTAGCAGCTCTTCTCTTGTAAAGAACAACTGTTTTGCCTCCTGGAGTCTTTCTGAATACTCTTCTTAGTGTTCTTGAGCGTAGTCTTGGTGCTACCATACATTCCCTCCTTTTTGTCCCCTTTATATAGTTATCTTTTTGGGCGGAGCATAAAAGAGTATAAAAGGAGGTTCCGGGCGGAATATTTATAAATTATATAAATGGGCTTGGTGCTAACGCCCATGAAACTTTCTAACAAACTCATCGAAGAAACCATTGCTGACGTTGCAGGTCCTGACGTTGTGG from Candidatus Woesearchaeota archaeon includes these protein-coding regions:
- a CDS encoding 50S ribosomal protein L34e; translation: MVAPRLRSRTLRRVFRKTPGGKTVVLYKRRAANKPRCGLTGQELHGVPRGTPSKIKALPKSKKRPQRPFGGVLSSEAMRRVLIERARALDQEEENLER